The genomic stretch gaggagctgggcgtAAATGCCTTTCCCCCGGCCATATAGGAAAGCTGCCGCAGAGCTGGAACCTGTGCTCACCTGGTGGTGAGTCAGTTAATCCCTTCTTGCCCCATGCTCCCAAAACATTCCTATCAGGTATTCTGGGAGGAGTGGGACGGTTCAGAAAAACCATTTAATGACTGCAGTAAAGCACAAAAGAGGAAAAATGGTCCTGTGGGTAAGGCACCGGCTTGGGACTCCGGACAGCTGGAGTCAGTTCCTGCCTCTACCCTTTGTGTCCTCAATCaatcttcctgtgcctcagtactgtatctgtaaaatggggatagtaatgcCTCCTTTGTCTCTCTCGTCTATTCAGATTTtaagctttttggagcagggacttagaatgtgtttgtacagcgcctaacaccCTGGGACACAGATCCTGATTGGAGTCGCTAGCTCGTCCAGTCACACAGCTACTGAGTAACACTACAAAGAGGTCAGACCTGGTGAACATTCAAGCCACAAAAGGAGTGAGTAGGCTTCCCACATGAGCTACTTCACTATGTTCCATTGGCTGGTGCTGCATGGGGTTAATTTAACAGCAGCCACCCTGTGATGTACCATGACCTTGTTTCCCCTTCTGTGAGCAAATCCCTACTAGCTGATAGCCAGGTAATGGGAAGGAGTGATTTTTAGTGCTTTCTTATTTCCATCTAGGGGCATTTTCTATTAGAGTGATAGAAAGTCTGTCTTATCCAACCTCAGCCAGAACAAAGCAAAGAGCTGTGAGGTCCTGGACATTGGAGATGGCTACACTGTTTAAGACCACAAGGAAGGGCTTTGGAGTTGTAAGCTTCAGGTTTAAAACacttatggcctgattttcagaggcaatgaacatccacaactttcactgaagtcaatgggagctccaggCAGTGATGGACATTGGTCCAGCTGGGACACAGGGAATGAAATTTTCTCCTTTAACGGGCTAGTTGGCTGTGGAAAGAATAAAATGAAGCCAGCATAATTTAAACCCATTTCCCAACCCCTGGCCTAGTTAATGCATGTTAACAAGAAGCTTCAGGAATAAGACCAGATAACACTTTTGAGTCACGGCGGATGCTCATTACTGCAGTATCTGGGTGCCCCAGGTGAAAAGTTATGCATTCAATAAAATCTTCCCCACTCCTATTAATAATGCcagaagatattaaaaaaaacccaaactttaaACCTCACTGTAATTTTCCCCCTTGATGTTGTTTCACTCTTTGCACTTCACTCAGTTTGGGCTGGGTTAGTCAAGTCCACTTTTTTTCTATTTACAGTCAGTTTCAGGTTTTCATGCAGCTGTTTCTAATATCACTGAGatgtataaataaaaaacaatctCTCCTCTCTGCATCCCAAAAATCCCTATCAtcgattttttttaaatcctttattCTGTTTTGTAAATTTCCCATCCCCtcaattttgtatttttcaaacatttaagATTTGAGCCTAAACTGCCCATTTAAAAGCTTGACTTTGTAACTTCCATGACGGATAACACTTTAAAGAAAGGAATCCCCTGCACTGGAATACATCTGTTAAATAAGAAGTATCCACACTGCACGGAGTTGATACCGACTCAAAttcaatcttttttttcccccttagatCATTTggaagttgttgttttttctgtttaaatagtTTCCTCTTTATTGTAGGATCTGGGGGGAGGGCAGTTATGCAGATACTGCATTCGTGGCATGAAGAAGCATGCTTTCTGCTGCTGAGGGTGAGGAAATCTTGCCATCTGGTGGAAGGATATGCAAACACAGTGCAGTAGCCAGTGGGCGCAAACAGACTCACATGTTGTTATATATGAAgggccaaaaaaaataaaaaaactctgTAGTAGAAGGAGGAAATATTCCCATCTCAGATTCCTGGAGACAACCTGTATAAGTCAAACTTTCCTCCCAGGGTTTACGAGCTCGCTGGAAAACAGTGTGTAGTTGTAGGTGACCAGATGGCTATAGCCAGGAGGAACAATGATCAGGAGTTCTGACCTtaactcagcaaagcacttaagcatgtatttaattttaagcatgtgattagtcCCATTGACCGTCAAGAGCACTACTCTcccgtgcttaactttaagcacacacttaagtgctttgctgaatcaggccctgcattcatagctctgccactgatacATTGTCACAATCTCTCCAGCTAGTCACAGTTAACCACTTTGTGCTTCATCTGTACAAGGGAGATAATACCTACCTGTTGTGAGgtgtgaaaagtgctttgagatctacagatgaaagaCAAGTAAAGcacattcattattattatttattgtcatCAACTTTTTAAGGCCAAACTTTCTGCTGAACAACTTACAGCCATGACCATCACATTCCCCCTCCTGTTGGTGGAGTTACAGATTTTACGTTGCACCCCTTCGTCTTGCTTTTATAGATTTTATTACTGAGGCTTTTGAACAGCTGTCAATACAATACAAAGTTTTCAGTGGTCTCAACAATACAAAGTTGGGGGACAAATGAGGGAGGGTTTGTGCATAATACTTACACCTCTCCCACACTCccaaagaaaaaaatgcaaaactcACTACTCCTGTTCAGTAGGAAGCGATGCTTTTAAAACCCAGCCAGCAGGAGACGTAAATACCAAGGCACATGTGTAGCCTGAAGCATGCACCCCAGTTCTGCTACATGAAGCACTCAAAGTAAATTCATGGTTAAAGACCCCCTCTGCCTTCACCCTCAATACCAAGACATCTCTCTTGGTAAAAAATCAACCAGTAAGTGTAATCATGAGGCTACAGATGGCAAAGCTGCTGCTTCTAACCTGCACATTCCCAATGAGCAAGTCCGACGAGTGAGCAGCATAATACACactggatcagatcctcagctggtgttaatcagcacAGTTCCAATGGGAAACACTGATCCACACCTGTTAAAGACTTGGCCCTTGGTCTCCATCTGAGGGTCATGTCCCACAAGGAGGTTTGTGACCCTGTTTCCCGTAGCCAACCTACCGAGGTTGATGTACTCAACCTCTTGCGACCAGGTCATCATCAGATGCCACTGCTGGCTGAGCTTCTCGTGGGAGGCCCCAGATCTGGCGCAAAGGACTCTAGGAGCAGGAGGAAGACCAGCTGCAAATGGCCGTGCGGGAGCTGTGGAAGGAGTAACAGGCTGACAGCCGAACATGACGGCATTTACGTTCTCTTAGGACCAACCCtcagtgaagtcaaaggcaaGACTCTCGATGACTTCATTGGGTTTAGAGTAGCACTGTCAGCGacctgcagccagcccaggagTGCATACACAAAGGTCCACATGAGCAATCGCCAGCCAGCTGTGTAAGGCACAAGTACGAGACGACTTGGGAAGAGGGAGGGTTTGTGGTCTGGTCTGAGAACAGACAAGACTGGCTCACTCACTGGGAGAAGGACGGCAGGGATGGCACTAACTCCAGTGCTGATGAAGCACCCTGTGTCCTTAGGACGTTATCTGAAAAGCAGCGTTGGTCAGTACTTCCCTGCAAAGTCAGCTCCATCATTCCCCGAGGAGGTCAGTTACTGGTCACATTTGCAGGGGTGAGCGGGGGTAACTGCTCAGACTGAGAGTTAACATGGGAAcaccaaaaaaaacaacccaggagGAAAAAATTAGTTGATTTGTGACACCAGTAGGTGGCGATATAGTGTCACAGAAAGCACCAGGCTTAATCCTTCCATTAAGAGCGATACACATTCTTGTCCCCTGTGCTTTGCAAACACTTGCGCTGAGATGGCATGGGTTAGTGTATCCTCCTCTGTTGGGACACAGCCTAGTTCACATCCTTTGGAGGAGCTACGCTTGGTccacacacagattttgtaccaGCATAACAAAGTATTTAGGTTAGGGATGTGATTTTCCCCCCCgctatagttatactggtacaacttctagtgtagatgcagttatattgtACAAAGGTGCTTTATACCAGAATACGTTATTCCCATTCCTACACGGAAACACATTCACACCActataattgcatccacactagaggGTTTGTACTGTTTTAACCCAATGCAGTTACAGTGGTTCAACTTTAGTGTGTAAATAAGGCGAAAGAAGAAAATCTGCTCTGACGGACTCTTCCCCAAAACTGACAAGAGCAATTTTACAATTACGCAGGCCCCTGAGCAGCTCTCTCATATAAACCTCTTTTTATCGCTACCAACCTGGGCTGAATTTGAATCAGGAATGCAGAGTTCACAGCCTCTGTATCCTATTAGCAATCCCTTGAGCCAatcccctccctgccacctccaTAAATGTATTTAACTTGTCATTAAGGCCAGTAGTTTCAGATTAGGTTGCCCAGATGTAGGCACTTATCCACAGAGAGGCACCTAAATTAGTGGCTTGGTTTTAGTCCAGGCATCCACAGCTGCCATTGTCTACTCCTTCTCTCCACCAGCGAACCATTTCCCTCCCTGGCTCACCTTCACCCGGCAAAAGGGTTTGCTAACATCAAAGCAGAGCCCTTCTGGCAGTtgtaacacacacaaaagagaggtttcagagaaaaTCCCCCAAACCAGACCGAACACTAAAGCTCAAGCTTATAGTGACTGAGTTTCGGTCACATCTCTCAGCCCCACCTCCAAGGCCAGTTTCAACTCACTCAAGTAATCCAGTTTCATTTGGAtttgatgggccagatcctctgctggagtaaatcagtgtagctccactgaagtcaatagggattTACACCTGGTGACGATCAGACCGTTCGGGTGTGGAGATATTGCACAGGGCACATGGGTAGTGCAGTGGTATAGTCAACCACAAGGGAACTGGGATTTAACACTGGGAGAGGACAGAATGGACAAGACAAGAACTGCTTACAAGTTAGGCCCGTGAGGACTGTACCTAGGCAGAGCCTCCTCGACGGCTGATGTaagtgccactgacttcagtgcagtcactccaattcacaccagctggggatctggctcatAGCCTCCAGTCACCTACTTCCCACTCAGGTAGACAGAAGGGACTTATCCAATTGGCGAATTCGTTCTAAGCAACCCAAACCTTTGTAATTCATTTGGGATGGTAGAAGGGAATGACCCACAACCATCAGCATGAAATATTTAACTGTCTCCTACCCTCATTTCCATATTACAGGAGGGCTACACTACAGTGTCAGGGTTACACACTGCCCTAGATCCATATGCAAGGCTTCTGCTGACAGCTCGCTCTCGCAGCAGAAGGCAAAGGCCTATTACACCAGCCAGTCCATTCCTCTGCCAGGGTGGGATTGTTCCTTATGGTACGTCCACACCACTGGCATCAGTCAGAGTCGAACATTCAATAGAAATCTGCAGTTCAAATGGAAGAAGAATTTTGCTCTGAATACAATAGACATTGGGGGACATCAGGCAGGATCATCGAAGGGAGAATGAGGGTACAGTTTgcttcttccccccttccccctccactgtTTTTTCTCCAATTATTAAGTTTTAATCTCTAATGTTATTTCGCTTTGATGAAAGGTGGCAGACTCACAACCTTGAAGACCTCTGTTTACCCTCATAAGTACAACACAGGCTACAGCAAGTTCCAGCTTCCCCAAAATGCCCATTAAAGAGCACTTCTCCTGGCCAGAAGGGGACTGTCCCTACAGTGAAGGGTCTTTGTTCTCTTTACTCCACCAGTAACTCAACTACGAGCATAAACGCGTTTGATGCAGGCCACCAAACAGTCACTGGCATCACTACCGACCCAGCCTGGATTCAACAACagaggaggagggatagctcagaggtttgagcattggcctgctaaacccagggttgtgagttcactccttgagggggccatttaaggatctggggcaaaaattggggattggtcctgctttgagcagggggttggactagatgacctcctgaggtctgatccaaccctgatagtctatgattctaaagatCTACTAGGGAAAGGCTCCATATCCCATTACCAGCCCCTGAGACAGTCCACCtcattgttttaaatttttatgAGCAGCCCTGGTACTGGATTTCTATAAACACCCATGCTAAAATCTCTCAGTGACAGAAGAGAGAATTTCGCTCACATCACCACTGGGTCAGGTGTCTCCTAGAAGAAAACCTGGGTCAGAGTCAAATAGTGAAGCAGAGATGGGCCCGAGGCACAAAGTTCTGATCTGGTCTGGAACATCCCCAAAGTCTGGGGATCGATGAATCTAGAGTTTTGGTCCAGACCCATCTCTACAACAAAGATTTGGCAAAGTCATCCTAAGAACCTGGTACAATTTatttcaggagagcagagttgagAGAACATGAGTCACTAGAATCTAACTTGGAGATATATAAAGGGCTTGTGCAGCTGTAAGCTATATATCACTGTGCCACCCAGACCTCCACAGCTACACCCTGAAAATTTAGACTCAtatggcccaatcctgctgctgctgaaattttgctattgacttaaatgggagcaggatcaagcccacatatagcagagatggaaaagacctagtAGGTCATCTTGTCCATGCCCCCTGCCAGTACAGGACTGATCCACACTGCTCAGTCTCCTGTGCTTTGTAAAGTCTTAAATGACTCTAGCCATGTGCTTTCCCCTAGGAGACTGCTCTCCAGTCTAATGTCccttaggaaggttttcctgataTTCAATGTAGTATTCCCTGCAGATTTACTAGCATGGAACAAACTAGAAACCTCTGCCTAATCCAAGCATCCTTGGTTAAGTGCCCCAATCTGGCTTAAAAAACACCCCTGCATTGCAAGAGGCAGCCACTCAAGTAAAAACGCTTTAGACGGAAGGGCTCTTGTACAGCGACTCCAGCCTGCGACCCATCCCTCAGTTATAAATTAGAAAAACCTGTTATGCAAACAAACCAATTTGTTATGTCTCTATAAATTATCCTCCGCTGGTTTCCACCAAATCggcaccagccagtcagggtCTAACTAGTCTTCGCAATGGACTCTCAGGAGTCTCTTTTAGCCAGCCCCGCTTTGATCCTGCACTGCAGGAAGTGAGCAGTGATGGAGCTACAGGCCACCAGGCCGAAGAAAGAGACGCAGGACAGGTAGATGGAGAGGGGTCCATGCCTACTCAGGAAAATCTCCTGCCTGATCTTGTAATCCAGGAAGATGGCCTCCAGCTGCGAGAGCGTGCAAAGGGCCAAGAACATGTGGAAGATCTGATGGGCGTGGCCAATTATATCACAGGAGCCCGGGAAATACTTCTCGGGGACCGGACAGGAGAAGAAATAAGCACTGATTAGAAAGAACAGTATCTGGAAGGTGTGATACCAGGCAGCCTGCTCCTCGCAGCCCcccaggtggcacatgaccacaCGGTGTGCAACAGGGCTGATGTCCAAGACGAACGCCAGCCCTGCTGGGATCACCTGACACATCTTCCTCATGAGGGGATAGGGTCGTCGGTACCGGTACTTGGCgtagcagcagccagcacaagaGAGCCAGCCGCAGAAGGCAGCCGCGGGAAGGAAGAAGAGCCAGAACTTGTCGTACCAGGCTTGGTCCGAGCTGTAGTAGAAATGGGCCAGGGCGCTGCCGTATTGGTAGACACTGACCCCGACGTAGTCCATGAAGTAGAAGGTGTAGTGAGACAGCTCCGACTTGGATTGCAGTAGGTGGGCCAAGAGGCTGCAGGTGAGGTAGGTGAGGGAGGACAGCACAAAGATGAACAAAGGCAAGGATGAGACGTCCAAGGACAGCTCCTCTGCTTCTGCAAAGGCCTTGAACCTCAGCAACACAGCCAAGGCCGCCAGCAGGTGAGTCCAGACGTTGACCACCTCGTTGTGCTTCTGGAACAGGCTGAAGAAGTAATAGCGCCACTCCTGGCCGGTAGGGCGGTACCCCGTCTGGATGTATGGCTCCCGGAAGAGCTGGGGCACATCGGATTCTTCGACGGTGCAGGGCATCTTGGGGAAGCCTTCCTCCAGGAGTTTGGGGAGGCGGCGGAGCTGCTGCCCGCTGACGGACAAGGTGCTGATACGCTCGAGGATGGCCGTCATCATGCTCCCCACGGCAGAAGGGAGTCTGCAGACGGGTAAAGCCAATCCCTCGCCCTGCAGTTAGGAGAGAAATGGGAACAGTGAACAGCAGGATAAAGCTGGAATGGAACCAGGGAACATGAGGCAGGGTTACAGAGGCAGCCAATGAGGCGCAGCAGCCTCTAGTGGCCAGTGCTGAGAGCAGCAGCGCTCTCCCCGTCCCCAGGCCAagctgctcagggcagaggggtgCTCTGGGTGGGGTTGGATCTGGGAGGGTTTGCCCTAATTATGGGGAGAGTCACTGCACAACAGCAAGCAAGGGCCCGCACTGTGCTTTGAGCTTGCAAAGTGCTACGGATTTCCCCCGTGGGCGCTGCGATACCACGAAGCACAGCCCGAAAGGTGAACAGAGCTTGAGTTCCCAACGCCGGGAGGTCCCAATCTTAGCGGGGGGCCTCTAGCGGTGTGTCTACACAGCTCACTAAGCCTGGGGCTGTGGAAGCCTGCATTCACAGACCGTCTGACTCAGCTCTGTGGCTTGACCTGcctccacactgcaaaatgacagggcttggacccaagtcacagCGGGACTCGGGCTCTGAGCCGTCCCTTAGCAGGATCTGGGTTTGGAGTGCTTGCTGACAGAGTCAGACTGATTTGGGTGTGGACCGAAGGAGGGGGTGGGCTCAAAATTGAGTCAGAGCCCGGGCTTAGTGCGCAGCAGCTGCTGTAATAATAAGTTAGCAATGCAGGCTGAGCCACTTAACTTCTGAACCAAATGCACACCTCCTCCTGGATGGGGAGCACTGGGCTCCGCCGGAGGGGCCAGACCCCTCTCCACTACTGAGCAAGCTGCTGTTTCAGTTGACATTCCAGCCTTCTCCCTTCACTGGCAGCAGTTAAGCAGCTGCAGGCCAAGGGAAGCTCTGTACCAAGGAGCCGCCAAAGAGATGTTGTTTTCAAGAGAGGTGATCTGATGCAGGGAGTGCTTAGCCTTGCCAATCCCGTCTCCTCTTTCTAGGACCTGCCTTGAAACACAGCCATGTGGCTCCCATTGTTATAAGATCCAGTCAGTCAGGCTTGGGGAGACATGTACTTGGACTTGCAGAAAGCCTATGATAAGGTCCCTCATCAAAAGCCTTTAAGCTAACTAAGCAGTCAGGGatgagagggaaggtcctctcatgggtcactaactggttaaaagataggaaataaaggatacgaataaatggtcagttttcacaatggagagagataaatagcagagTTCTTCCAAGGATCTGtaaagatagttaaatccaaagctgactgcaaagagttacaaagggatctcacaaaactgggtgactagagaatagggatgtaaatatcgtttaaaaagttaaccttttaaactattaaaaactATTTTGCATAAACGGTTAACTGATTAAAGGGCCGGCAGGTTGGCgcagctggggccggggccaTTTTGGCTGGGGcaggcacagctggggctgctctggccgGTGCAGGGACATTGGGGCCGGCTGGCACAGGGTCGGGCCCAGAGGTTAACAGTTAAGGCGCGTTAGCCGGTAAGACTGATGCTTACTGATTAACcatttaacattttacatccctactggggaacaaaatggcagatcagattcaatgttgataagtgcaagtaattcacattagaaaacataatcccaactgtacatataaattAGCTAAtaccactcaaaaaagatcttggagtcactgtggctagttctctgaaaacatccattcaatgtgcaacagcagtcaaaaaagcaaacagaatgttgggaatcattaggaaagggatagataataagacagaaaatatcatattgccactatctaaatccatagtacacctacatcttgaatactgtgtgcagtttttgCCTCCCCATCTCAataagatatattagaattggaaaaagtacagagaagggcaagaaaaatgtttACATATGAACAACTTCCATATTAAAAAGAGTGGAACTGTTCACCTTAGAAAATAGAtgagtaaggggggatatgagagaggtctgtaaaatcatgagtggtgtggaaaaagtgaacagggaagtgttatttattccatcacaaaacaaaagaaccaaaggtcacccaatgaaatgaataggcagcaagtttaaaacaaacataaggaagtatttcttcacacaacgcacagtgaacctgtggaactccttgccaggggatgttgtgaaggccaaaagtat from Lepidochelys kempii isolate rLepKem1 chromosome 3, rLepKem1.hap2, whole genome shotgun sequence encodes the following:
- the PAQR8 gene encoding membrane progestin receptor beta isoform X2, translating into MMTAILERISTLSVSGQQLRRLPKLLEEGFPKMPCTVEESDVPQLFREPYIQTGYRPTGQEWRYYFFSLFQKHNEVVNVWTHLLAALAVLLRFKAFAEAEELSLDVSSLPLFIFVLSSLTYLTCSLLAHLLQSKSELSHYTFYFMDYVGVSVYQYGSALAHFYYSSDQAWYDKFWLFFLPAAAFCGWLSCAGCCYAKYRYRRPYPLMRKMCQVIPAGLAFVLDISPVAHRVVMCHLGGCEEQAAWYHTFQILFFLISAYFFSCPVPEKYFPGSCDIIGHAHQIFHMFLALCTLSQLEAIFLDYKIRQEIFLSRHGPLSIYLSCVSFFGLVACSSITAHFLQCRIKAGLAKRDS
- the PAQR8 gene encoding membrane progestin receptor beta isoform X1, with the protein product MGEGLALPVCRLPSAVGSMMTAILERISTLSVSGQQLRRLPKLLEEGFPKMPCTVEESDVPQLFREPYIQTGYRPTGQEWRYYFFSLFQKHNEVVNVWTHLLAALAVLLRFKAFAEAEELSLDVSSLPLFIFVLSSLTYLTCSLLAHLLQSKSELSHYTFYFMDYVGVSVYQYGSALAHFYYSSDQAWYDKFWLFFLPAAAFCGWLSCAGCCYAKYRYRRPYPLMRKMCQVIPAGLAFVLDISPVAHRVVMCHLGGCEEQAAWYHTFQILFFLISAYFFSCPVPEKYFPGSCDIIGHAHQIFHMFLALCTLSQLEAIFLDYKIRQEIFLSRHGPLSIYLSCVSFFGLVACSSITAHFLQCRIKAGLAKRDS